Genomic window (Candidatus Binatia bacterium):
CTTCGAGAGTCGCGTCGCCCTCGACGACGGCCTCCAGGGCGCATGCAATGTCTGCGACTCTCACCTCATGGCTTGTACCAACGCTCCCGCCGCATCTCCACGCTCGTCGGCTCGGATTGCGTTTCTGATCGAGCGCGGGTAGTCCAAAATGATGAGAGGCTCCCGACGTCGAGCGGCAGGTGCGCTCGCCGCGGCCTGCCTCCTCGTGGTGGTGACCACGGCCGGCTGCGCCGCGAGGCGAGATGTGCCACCCGGCCCCGCCCTCCCCGAGGTGCGGTTCGTGCCCCCCTGCGACCCCGAAGCCGCCATCGCCCTCTCCGCGGAGGACGAGAAGGCTCTCGTCATGCGAGACCGCCTCCTGCAGCAGCGAATCCGTCAGTTGGAATCGATCCTGCGCGAGGACTTCTGAGCGACACTCTCCAGGTCGCGCGGAGATTGCTTATGGAAGGTCCGGATTTCAGCAAAGGGCTGTTGCCCGCCGTCGCGCAGGATCACGAGACGGGCGAGGTCTTGATGCTCGCGTACATGAACGAAGACAGCTGGCAGGAGACCCTGCGCACGCGCCGCGCCACGTACTGGACGCGCTCGCGACAGAAGTTGTGGCGCAAGGGTGAGGAATCCGGAAACGTTCAAGAGGTGGTCGACATTCTGATCGATTGCGACCGCGACACCATCGTCCTCAAGGTCAGGCAAATCGGCGGCGCGGCGTGCCACAAAGGCTACCGCAGCTGCTTCTACCGCCGCCTGGACGGCAACGACTGGGCCATCGAAGACGAGCGTGTCTTCGACCCCGACGAGGTCTATCAGAAGTAGAGCCATGAGTACTTCCGACGCACCACTGAAGCTCGGCATCCCCAAGGGAAGC
Coding sequences:
- the hisI gene encoding phosphoribosyl-AMP cyclohydrolase, which codes for MEGPDFSKGLLPAVAQDHETGEVLMLAYMNEDSWQETLRTRRATYWTRSRQKLWRKGEESGNVQEVVDILIDCDRDTIVLKVRQIGGAACHKGYRSCFYRRLDGNDWAIEDERVFDPDEVYQK